From the genome of Triticum aestivum cultivar Chinese Spring chromosome 1A, IWGSC CS RefSeq v2.1, whole genome shotgun sequence:
ACATATGAAGGAAGGCCACTATATAAGCATTGGTCACCCCACGATGCCAAGGGAGGGAAAGGAAAAGGACTTGCAAGCGAGAGACATCCTCGACCTCCAAGCAGAGAGAAAGATTCATAGTATCATACAATGGGCAATAGCTTGAGGTGCTGCCTGGCTTGCGTGCTCCCCTGCGGCGCGCTGGACCTGATCAGGATCGTCCACCTCAGTGGCCGCGTCGAGGAGTACGGCCGGCCggtcgccgccggcgagatccTCTCTGCCAACCCGAACCACGTGCTGAGCAAGCCGTGCTCGCAGGGCGTCGTGCGGAGGATACTCATCGTCTCCCCGGAGTCCGAGCTGGAGCGCGGCCAGATATACTTCCTCATCCCGGCGTCCTCGGTGCCGgctgagaggaagaagaagaccggctcCACCGCTGGCTCGCAAGGCGCCGCTGCCGTCGCGCCGTCAAGGATGGCAAACCCTGGCCACGGCGGCAAGACGCGCAGCCACGTTAAGAGCAAGCCGTCGTCAGATCACGGCAGTGGCCGTGACGTGCGGTCCGAGAAGAGGTCGCTGCACCGGCGGCGAGTGAGCACCGGTGGCCGGACCGCCGTGTGGAGGCCACACCTCGAGTGCATCGTGGAGGGCACTTGACTAGTTCACTACCTAGTtaatttttgttctttcttttcctttttctttggcaTGGGTGTCATTTTTCTCTCTTGTGCGCATGGTTAATGTGTATGCTTCCTTGTGGCCCTTTTTGTAAGTGTACATCCATGTAATGTTTTTCCCTTCCTTCATATATATGATGGACATGGAGAGGGAAGGTTCTGAATTCTTGTTCTAACTACTGCCCTTTTTTCTCCTCCAACTATTATTGTTGTTCCGTTCTATCCTCCGTTTTTTGTGGATGAGTGTTTGATTGGCTCAAGGAGGAGGATAACATATGAAAATGGGCATGTGCTTCTTTTTTTCTcaagaaaataaaaggaaagaaaaaacaaTGCCACAACTTGTGTGCATGGAGTTTCAATCTGTTCATCCTTTAAAGGTCAAACTAGTGGTAATGTCAATCAATCCTCACTGCTTACCTTCAAATAATCCATGGAGCCAAGCACAAGTTTGGTCTCTTCTCACAACCAAGATACATATCGAAGGTTAGATTAGAAACGAAGCCTTAATTTCCAATCATGCCTTAGTTTCTAATCATCATTTGCTAACTAATAGTGGGGGACATACATCATTAGACCATGAATGATTGATGGTTCTTTCTTAAATTTCATGTGGAGGTTGACAAAAAGACACCCTAGCAAGCAGCATTTTTAAGTAAAGCCAGCTATTGGGCCATGGTTTTAGTGCTTATTCTAGCTTTGTAATTGATGCCTCCCCGTTGAAAGTTGAAACCATGCCTTCTGTGCCAGTAGTACTACTCATTGTAGGCATTAGCAAATGCATCTGATTGGTACCCTCAATATAATCATCCAACTAGAGAACAATTACCTATTAAATATGCAAAGGAAAATGACACATAATGTCAATGATCACAACCTGTGAATTTTCTACAACTTTTCCATAAATATCAGGTAACATTTGTGAATATCAGGATGCTACTACACTTTAAAGTAACTGCTTAAGAATGTGTGCTAAAGCATTTTATTTTCCATTTCTAGAGCTGCATGCTTCGGCTGTTCTCTGCTAGAGAAATTTTCACTTTAGGTGCCAATGCCATCAAAAATATTCCTGATTAATGTTATTGATTATTGGCGCAAGCAAGTATGCTATGCTGTTGAAAACGAAAAGTTCATTGCTTATCTGAGAACTGAAACTCTGGGAACCTCCAAAAGAAATAAAAGCAATATTCTCTCAGTTCGCCAATCCAACAAAATCACTTCAGATAGGACAGAAAGCCACAGTTGTTCAATTGTCACAGCAGAGTGGTCTTCTCACATCAATCACCAGCAACAATAATTGGCCTTGTGATTGGAGAGGGAATCAATCCTCTGCAGAAAACTAGAAGCCTCCCCACTCTTACTCTGACATTGATACAAGACACTCCTATCCTGCAGTCTGTCCCAAAGATTTGAAAGCTTCAGTATTTCTACTCAACGGAATGACAACTCCTTCACACAATCACACACATGTCTATGTGCAATGAGCCGATTAACGCATCTAGTTGGAAAGTTTCCTACTTTCCTTGCTCTAGTTGATGTTTCTGAATTTAAAGGCACAAATTCATGCACCTTTTTCGGAGCTCATGCATACTAATTTCATACTAGTACTGTAGTACACATCTTTCAGACATGCCACATTTCCTCGCCACTAGGCAGCTGAATCTGACGAATCAAAACATATCAATATTCAGAGCATTTGGCAGGATTGCCATTTTCATTGGTGCATGCATCATCAGTGGTAAATGGGAGAGAACACTTGCATATTTTTGTTTGCTTCTACAGCTCATACAGAGTTGCAGATTCGATCTGAATATACTACTTCATACAATAGGCTTGCGTGAGCTCTTGGATCAGGTACCATCACAAGGAGCTGCGATAACAACACATAGTTCGAGCAAAGGAAGAAAACAAATGGGCATACACACATGCTGCTGCACGAATTAAGGTGTGCAGACCAAATCATGCACTGATTCCCATGCCGACTTGATTTGTTTCCGTTAGTTTACTTCCAAAAGACAGCTaaggaggcgaggaggaggagctaATGATGATTAGCGTGGGGTTTCAGTATTAGTCAATGATTGGCTTCACCTTGGCCCTGCTAGCCGCAAGAGATTGATTAGTAGTAGGAGCAAAGCATTGGTGTTTTTGCAGACCAGGATGTTTTTGATCTTTTATTGCTCATATAATTATTAGGGGGTTAGGCTGGTGGAGTGGTGGTTAGAGACTAAGAGTACTATGGATTTGTAGTATTTGTACCTTTTTTTGGGTTTATACTATATATGGGAAGGAAGGGATAGCATGTAGAAATTGTTGGTGCGCCTCTCAGTTGTGCTGTTTATCCATTCATGGTAAAAATGACAAGACATTGACCCTTGAGGTGACAGAAATAACCACGCATTCATGCAGGATATTTCTTGGAACTTAATTAGCCTATTTATGTTGCTTGAATGTTATTAGCTGCGTACGTGCTTTCGCACCCAGTCGGAATAAGCTTGTTCTGCTACCTGCCTAGTCTTGAACCCTTTTATGGCTGCTGTTGCTATACGATGTCACTTGTGCACTGACTTCTTCCCATGAACTGTAAACCCCTGGAGCCTTACCGatgaacacggcataccacttggcctagcaatgcacaagagtaagagttgaagcagcaaatcaaCGGAGTAGACAAGTAGCAATcaaagtagcacacaaacaacaatgAAGCAGAAGAGAAGAAGTAAAGCATGTATGATCATACGGCATAGCAAGTTCTACCTAGCACTACCTTGAtgttaacctaccaccacatccaaaaaaGGGTGTCATCCTACCATCGCAAGTTCACCATcagcgtgaggggttagtatataccacctcaccaaaatatacagaccatcaaatagtttttgagccctagctacacaaaatgtacgtcgtcatcgtcatcgtcgccacgccgtcgtcaTCGGGGATCATGCACGCTCACAGGCAGCACTACTCTAGTAATAGTGCTTGCCCAGCCAGTTCCTGAGCCACAGCACCCTGTGAGCGTCTgccatggcaacgaacccaacaccctggggCTTGTTGTTaagcaggtggctgagagctgccatgagagcctcgtcGCTGAAACCACCCTGGGTCATGACAGCGCCATACAAGTCAGACTCCTTGATGgctgttgccacctccttcaccgccttAGTCATGTtgcaaaagacattgatctcctcctccatcatgcctcctcttttcctcttcctatcatggacggagtcaaatggcttgtcgaagggcttcacgaagggcttgtcagggccatcaaggacctcgACGTCCGGGGTCCTAGGGAAGTCTAgcatgggagaaccaagaggctcccCCGAGCTCATGGCATGCTTTCCAGTTGCCAACCCGAAGTAGAAGATGTGATGCATCTGGCTGTAGTTTTGTATGGGTGTGTTGAGGAATTCAGcgtcccttgggtggtcctaacaatgaaacacaagtgttgttagttacgattaggagtaggcaatggtggacAATATGAAAAGGAAGAGGGTCGTGAGCTAACCATGACATGGCCGGCGTAGTGCTCTGCCTCTagaactatggagcaagtgttctcatcccatgaggcgTCGCTAAGGTCCctcagcttggacacttggatccatcgacctcttcacttcctcaggtggttgtacacctgggtggcagACACCTCCTGCCCACAGAGCTCGAACACCTGCTTCGCAACGGTATttaagtgcacctccttgaagcccttgttagtcctaactccactagagatgagctcGCACATCTTATTCAGCACGAACGTGGACATGAacggctgccacttcatgttgttcgacctaccatccttctttgccttcGTCGTTGCTATCTTAAGTGCAGCGGCAACAGCAGAAGCAGGAGTTGGCTCAACGAGC
Proteins encoded in this window:
- the LOC123105383 gene encoding uncharacterized protein, whose translation is MGNSLRCCLACVLPCGALDLIRIVHLSGRVEEYGRPVAAGEILSANPNHVLSKPCSQGVVRRILIVSPESELERGQIYFLIPASSVPAERKKKTGSTAGSQGAAAVAPSRMANPGHGGKTRSHVKSKPSSDHGSGRDVRSEKRSLHRRRVSTGGRTAVWRPHLECIVEGT